The Schistocerca nitens isolate TAMUIC-IGC-003100 chromosome 2, iqSchNite1.1, whole genome shotgun sequence nucleotide sequence GTTACGAGCGTCCTTCGCCGGCGGCGGCGGACCCAAAGCGTGGTGCCCGGCAGCCGCGCCCCTCTGAGACGGGGCCCGCCGCTGCCGCAGTGGGCGGGACACCGGAGACCGCTCGCAGATCCAGTTGCCCCGTAGCCGGTGGGTTGCGCCAAGTGGTCAAGCCGGGGCGGGTTGGCGAGCAGGCTGCGGCCGGTCTGACTGCGAGGTCGCGCCCCTATAAAAGACGCCGCCGCCGACTCGGAGGGCACACTCAGCGCAGCTcacccacagcagcagcagcagtacacaGCATGGCCTGCAAGGTGAGTGCCCACGCCTTCCTCCTTTCGAGGTACAGAACAGAGGTGTCGTATGAGCTGGGCGCCGAGAGTCCATTCGCCGGTTTAATGAGTTTCAGTTTACCATTGAAAGTATCTTATGAAGAAAAATTTATCTCTTTCACTGTTCATGCGGAAAGTGCCGAGTAGAGTAGCTAGACTGTCATTCTAGAGCACtactatttttattgtaataatatGTTGGTAAGTTTTCAGCTCTAACGGTACAGATACAGTAGCGTCAGATACAGAGAAGGACGGACGTTGAACGTAGCTATCTACCTGTAGCCTTCTGTACTGGAACAGCGGTTGTCCGTGTTTTGCAGCTCATCGTCTTCGTCGCCGCCCTGGCGGTAGCCCGCGCCGGCTACCTGGGAGCTCCCGCAGTCTACGCCCCAGGCGCACCTCTGGCAGCGCGTGCGTACGCCGCCCCCGCCTACGCCGCTCCTGCCTATGCCGCCGCCCCCGCCTACGCCGCCTACGCTGCTCCCGCCCTCCGTGCCGCCCCCGCCTACGCCGCCTACGCTGCCCCCGCCCTCCGTGCGGcccccgtcgccgtcgccgccccgGCCCTGAGGGCCGCCCCCGTGGCCGtcgccgctgccgcccccgccgccgtcgCTGCCGAGTACGATCCTCACCCCCAGTACAGCTACGGATACAGCGTGCAGGACGCCCTCACCGGTGACTCCAAGAGCCAGCACGAGTCTCGTGACGGAGACGTCGTCCAGGGCAGCTACAGCGTGGCCGAGCCCGACGGTTCCATCCGCACCGTCGACTACACCGCCGACCCCGTGAACGGCTTCAACGCCGTCGTGCACAAGGAGGCCGGTGCTCACCCCGTCGCCCCCGCCCCCGTGGCCGTCGCCGCCCCCGCCGTTGCCCGCGTCGCCGCCCCCGTAGCCTACGCCGCCCCCATCGCTAGGGCTGCCTACGCCGCCCCCATTGCCAGGGCTGCTTACGCCGCTCCCATCGCCAGGgctgcctacgccgcccccgctctGGCCTACGGAGCCGGTCTGGGCTACGGCTACGCCGCCCCCATCGCTAGGGCCGCCTACGCTGCCCCCGCCCTCGCCTACGGCAAGGCCCTCATCCACTAAGTCACTTCCTCTCATCTAACAGACTCCGCTCGTCATGCTGTCACTGCCGCTCTACAAACACGATTCAACATTATAAATGCTGCACTCTGTATATAAAATGCAACAATAAATCCATTTCACTACATAATCCTGATGTCTTTATTCGTTTTACTATTTCCTTTCCAACAGCAAACAAGGACATACTCGGTAATAATACTTTATTGGGTACGTCATGTTACATCTTTCTCTTTTCACTGAAAAAATTTTCAGGACCTGGTATATGTCCGTCAACCACTCTGTCAGACTGCTCCTATCGAATACAACTATGATGGAATACTCCTTAAAAAACGAGGTAAATGAAGGAAATATTGAGATGAAGTTGAACATAATTCGGTAAAACATGAATATCCTTATGTTCAAACAGAATACTTCTTTTCGTGTTAAATTTCTTGTCTTTAGTATCATGATTTGGTGAACTTAAATGTATATGACAACTTCCCTCTAAAGATTAAAAGTTATATTTGTAATACACGGTTTCTTGCAGCC carries:
- the LOC126236231 gene encoding cuticle protein 21-like, encoding MACKLIVFVAALAVARAGYLGAPAVYAPGAPLAARAYAAPAYAAPAYAAAPAYAAYAAPALRAAPAYAAYAAPALRAAPVAVAAPALRAAPVAVAAAAPAAVAAEYDPHPQYSYGYSVQDALTGDSKSQHESRDGDVVQGSYSVAEPDGSIRTVDYTADPVNGFNAVVHKEAGAHPVAPAPVAVAAPAVARVAAPVAYAAPIARAAYAAPIARAAYAAPIARAAYAAPALAYGAGLGYGYAAPIARAAYAAPALAYGKALIH